In one Nostoc cf. commune SO-36 genomic region, the following are encoded:
- a CDS encoding cyanobactin maturation protease PatG family protein — MVLVGDIVASEAGVTSISALPGLQSLWAETLGDPHICVAVLDGQVDQSHPCFAGANLTQIQTLVSGVSNQYGSASNHGTHVASTIFGQPGSPVTGIAPGCRGLILPLFQDGAGSSIAPCSQLDLARAITQAVEQGANVINISGGQLTSSGEPSKWLANAAQFCADNNVLIVAAAGNDGCKCLHLPAALPSVLAYAIGTIGYDFGSEARKDSLVQDGRLAQEDSWNPLDPRQLLANFEAQPWESGSIIWTLNQEQTPVYAVQPAGPYAPRGYEMLRQFLSEQLDEGVERVSIPGISIGSVKLQSGITVPRIVPTIRGMYSWSTTALIRSVLGEPPTDNAARQDYENGAEGIQNFLDRIYYELRNLGKTPQERAINYAATNAFQLAQVFQQAANENMQLDTIEVEKSPLCRPESECWDVKLAFFDPERQNQRARKVYRFTVDVSDEVPVTIGRLRSWSMF; from the coding sequence ATGGTGCTTGTTGGCGACATAGTAGCGTCAGAGGCTGGTGTTACCAGTATTTCAGCCTTACCTGGACTTCAATCACTTTGGGCTGAAACCCTCGGTGATCCTCACATCTGCGTTGCAGTCCTTGATGGACAAGTTGACCAGTCCCATCCGTGCTTTGCAGGTGCGAATCTGACGCAGATACAGACCCTAGTATCTGGTGTCAGTAATCAATATGGTAGTGCCTCAAATCATGGGACACACGTTGCCAGTACAATTTTTGGTCAACCTGGTAGCCCTGTCACTGGTATTGCCCCCGGCTGTCGCGGACTCATTCTTCCCTTGTTCCAAGACGGAGCAGGAAGTTCAATAGCCCCTTGTTCCCAGCTTGATTTAGCACGAGCTATCACTCAAGCTGTAGAGCAGGGAGCAAATGTAATTAACATCAGCGGTGGTCAACTAACATCATCGGGTGAGCCAAGCAAATGGCTGGCGAACGCAGCCCAATTCTGCGCCGATAACAACGTTCTGATTGTTGCTGCGGCGGGAAATGATGGCTGTAAATGTCTCCATCTCCCCGCAGCACTACCCTCAGTCCTGGCCTATGCCATAGGAACAATAGGATACGACTTTGGTAGCGAAGCAAGAAAAGATTCCTTAGTACAAGATGGTAGACTAGCGCAAGAAGATTCCTGGAACCCGCTAGATCCCCGCCAACTTCTAGCTAATTTTGAAGCTCAACCTTGGGAATCAGGCTCGATTATTTGGACACTCAACCAAGAACAAACCCCAGTTTATGCCGTTCAGCCTGCTGGCCCTTATGCACCAAGAGGCTATGAAATGCTGCGTCAATTCCTAAGTGAGCAACTAGATGAGGGAGTAGAGCGGGTTTCCATTCCTGGAATCAGCATTGGCAGTGTCAAGCTCCAGTCAGGGATAACAGTACCTAGAATAGTCCCGACAATTCGGGGGATGTACAGTTGGTCTACTACCGCTTTAATCAGAAGCGTTTTAGGTGAACCTCCAACAGATAACGCCGCACGACAAGATTACGAGAATGGAGCCGAGGGGATTCAGAATTTTCTTGACCGTATCTATTATGAACTGCGTAACTTGGGCAAAACACCCCAAGAGCGTGCCATCAACTACGCAGCGACCAATGCCTTCCAATTAGCGCAAGTATTCCAACAAGCAGCGAATGAAAATATGCAACTCGACACCATTGAGGTGGAAAAGAGTCCTTTGTGTCGTCCTGAGTCTGAGTGTTGGGATGTGAAACTCGCATTTTTTGACCCAGAAAGACAGAATCAGCGCGCTCGTAAGGTGTATCGCTTCACTGTGGATGTTAGTGATGAAGTTCCGGTCACTATTGGTCGTCTTCGTTCTTGGTCAATGTTTTAA
- a CDS encoding tetratricopeptide repeat protein, which translates to MDTLITKTVQLYNQAVEHHRAGELSQAEVVYRQILELDPAHADALHLLGTLHFQSGTLQAAFELINRAIELSNNQASYHCNLGNVFKASGNPDAAEASFRRAISLDSKLAIAHNNLASLLRESGKLAEAVDCYQQAIRLSPGSARLHINLGETLETFGKAQEALGSFEKAVELTPDDPDVHTRLGIALFSQGKDVPGQACFERVVALTPDSIQARIALGIIFGNRGDLQGSIAQFREAVRLAPESGEVHLNLGATLVRAGILKEAVSSLRRAIELAPELPEAHYNLGVALSSIGQVEEALSAYQQTVVLNSNFAEAYANIASILWNKSQYQQALEACDRALLINPELAEAHVTKGNILKDWGLVEEALKHYRKALSINPELAEASANLIFSQHYLSSCQVEAVNEDIVAWNQRHSKALIPKNVHFSNPPISKRRISIGYVSANLRTHPGGFFLGAVIANHDGEKFKICCYVDIEKEDEHSRRIKANVDEWQLIRGLTDEALADRIRADGIDILVDMNRFTGGGHLLAFARKPAPIQVTWMGGPIMTTGLETIDYVLSDRIHTPPEYEQFFVEKVVRLNNAYAIYQAPPYAPPVSSLPALNQGIITFGCFNYIAKIQRLAIDLWAEILKEVPNSQILLQSKAFGQDEPRQRIHTLFADRGVDPSRILLCGSVCHNELLEKYNQVDLAFDPFPYSGGITTCEALWMGVPVIAMPGNVVTVRHTISHLHNAGLDELIADTPSNYKALAVELASDLPRLADLRATLRDRISHSPLCDGAAFTRQLEEAYKKMWQSWCEEQKGILSKFSTS; encoded by the coding sequence ATGGATACATTAATTACGAAAACAGTTCAACTTTATAATCAGGCTGTTGAACATCATCGGGCTGGAGAACTATCCCAAGCCGAAGTTGTTTACAGACAAATACTGGAATTAGATCCAGCACACGCCGATGCTCTCCATCTTCTTGGAACCCTGCACTTTCAATCTGGTACTCTGCAAGCGGCTTTTGAGTTGATTAACCGCGCCATTGAATTATCTAACAACCAAGCGAGTTACCATTGCAACTTGGGTAATGTTTTTAAGGCTTCTGGAAATCCTGATGCAGCAGAGGCATCATTTCGACGTGCCATTTCACTTGATTCAAAATTAGCGATCGCTCACAACAATCTAGCTTCTTTACTCAGAGAAAGTGGTAAGTTGGCAGAAGCTGTGGACTGCTATCAACAGGCAATTCGCTTAAGTCCAGGCTCTGCTAGACTACACATTAACCTCGGTGAAACTCTAGAAACATTCGGAAAAGCACAAGAGGCTCTGGGTTCCTTTGAGAAAGCAGTAGAACTGACACCGGATGATCCTGATGTTCATACTAGGCTCGGTATCGCTCTATTCTCCCAGGGAAAAGATGTTCCAGGACAAGCTTGCTTTGAGCGTGTAGTTGCACTTACTCCAGATAGCATCCAAGCACGGATTGCTCTGGGGATAATTTTCGGCAATCGTGGGGATTTACAGGGGTCGATTGCTCAATTTCGAGAAGCTGTGCGACTTGCACCAGAGTCAGGTGAAGTACACCTAAATCTAGGAGCAACCTTGGTGAGGGCGGGAATTTTAAAAGAAGCAGTTAGCAGTCTGCGACGGGCGATAGAATTAGCACCAGAACTGCCTGAAGCTCACTATAATCTTGGTGTTGCTCTAAGCTCTATCGGTCAGGTGGAAGAAGCACTTTCTGCCTATCAGCAAACTGTTGTACTTAACTCCAACTTTGCAGAAGCCTACGCTAATATAGCATCAATTTTATGGAACAAGAGCCAATACCAGCAGGCTCTTGAGGCTTGCGATCGCGCTTTATTAATCAACCCAGAACTTGCCGAGGCTCATGTTACTAAAGGCAATATTCTCAAAGACTGGGGCTTAGTCGAAGAGGCGCTGAAGCACTACAGAAAAGCACTATCAATCAATCCAGAACTGGCTGAGGCTTCTGCTAACCTGATTTTTTCCCAGCATTATTTATCGTCGTGCCAAGTTGAAGCAGTTAACGAAGATATTGTCGCCTGGAACCAACGCCACAGTAAAGCACTAATTCCCAAAAATGTGCATTTCTCGAATCCGCCCATTTCTAAACGGCGAATTTCTATCGGCTACGTTTCAGCTAACCTTCGGACTCATCCCGGCGGATTTTTTTTAGGTGCGGTGATTGCCAATCATGATGGGGAAAAGTTCAAGATTTGCTGTTATGTAGATATTGAAAAAGAGGATGAGCATTCTCGCCGAATTAAAGCCAATGTTGACGAGTGGCAGTTAATTCGAGGACTTACTGATGAAGCTCTTGCTGATCGCATTCGTGCTGATGGGATTGATATCCTTGTGGATATGAACCGCTTCACAGGAGGCGGACATTTGCTGGCCTTTGCTCGCAAACCAGCACCGATTCAAGTGACTTGGATGGGAGGGCCGATTATGACTACTGGTTTAGAGACTATAGACTATGTTTTGAGCGATCGCATCCACACACCACCAGAATACGAACAGTTCTTCGTGGAAAAAGTCGTGCGCCTCAACAATGCCTATGCTATCTATCAAGCACCGCCTTATGCACCCCCAGTCAGTTCCCTACCTGCTCTCAACCAGGGAATCATCACTTTTGGTTGCTTCAACTATATAGCAAAGATCCAACGGTTGGCAATTGACCTCTGGGCTGAGATTCTCAAAGAAGTTCCCAATTCTCAAATACTGCTTCAATCTAAAGCTTTCGGACAAGATGAACCGCGCCAACGCATTCATACTCTGTTTGCAGATCGGGGAGTTGACCCTTCCAGAATTTTACTGTGTGGTTCGGTGTGTCACAACGAATTGCTAGAGAAATACAACCAAGTAGACCTTGCCTTTGATCCATTTCCCTATTCTGGAGGTATAACCACCTGTGAGGCGCTGTGGATGGGAGTTCCTGTGATTGCCATGCCTGGAAATGTCGTCACTGTAAGACATACTATCAGCCATCTGCACAATGCAGGTCTGGATGAGTTGATCGCCGATACACCCAGCAACTACAAAGCTTTAGCGGTGGAATTAGCATCAGATTTGCCGAGATTAGCCGATCTAAGAGCTACTTTGCGCGATCGCATTTCCCATTCTCCACTATGCGATGGGGCGGCGTTCACTCGACAGTTAGAAGAAGCATATAAAAAAATGTGGCAAAGCTGGTGTGAAGAACAGAAGGGAATTTTATCTAAATTCTCAACAAGCTGA
- a CDS encoding pentapeptide repeat-containing protein: MANEEHLAILEQGVEVWNEWRRKYPRIIPNLTSAYLRGANLSEANLRKANLMGAVFNEFEILPIANLSKSDLRGANLRGVVFGGADLREADLRKADLSGIDLTGANLSNFGFDDGVKLRGADLRGANLEKANLSKLDLSEFDLSGANLRGTKLKGTRFKGANPTGTKLKGTNLSELDLSRFDLSELDFSRANFKGSNLSRVQALETNFAKATFTGACIEDWNINSATNLEGVICAYIYLKEGQQERRPSSGDFAPGEFTKLFKKSLETVDLIFRNGIDWDAFAYSFKKVEVENQGAQLDVQSIEKKGDGILVIRVTVFPDADKAKIHSEFIQGYEFAAKALEAQYQARLEDKDKVINQLFSSINQLNKQLAETSGKVSIYYQPNSQFAGGIVDANNVDADQIGGNIHNNNA; the protein is encoded by the coding sequence ATGGCGAATGAGGAACATTTGGCAATACTTGAGCAAGGAGTAGAAGTTTGGAATGAGTGGAGACGTAAATATCCCAGGATAATTCCTAACCTCACAAGCGCTTATCTTAGAGGGGCTAATCTTAGCGAAGCTAATTTGAGAAAAGCTAATCTCATGGGCGCTGTATTCAACGAATTTGAAATTTTACCAATAGCAAACCTGAGCAAATCCGACCTGAGAGGGGCAAATCTTAGAGGGGTTGTATTTGGAGGAGCTGATCTCAGAGAAGCTGACCTAAGAAAAGCGGATCTTAGCGGAATTGACCTCACAGGAGCTAACCTTAGCAATTTTGGCTTTGATGATGGGGTAAAGCTTAGAGGAGCGGATCTTAGGGGAGCTAATCTTGAGAAGGCTAATCTTAGCAAACTTGACCTAAGTGAATTTGACCTAAGTGGAGCTAATCTTAGGGGGACAAAACTCAAGGGAACCAGATTTAAAGGAGCTAACCCGACAGGGACAAAGCTCAAGGGTACTAACCTTAGCGAACTTGATCTTAGCAGATTTGACCTGAGTGAATTAGATTTTAGTAGAGCTAATTTCAAAGGGTCTAACCTCAGCAGAGTACAAGCATTAGAAACAAATTTCGCAAAAGCAACATTTACGGGAGCCTGCATAGAAGATTGGAATATTAACAGTGCTACCAACCTTGAAGGTGTAATTTGTGCTTATATTTACCTTAAGGAAGGGCAACAAGAACGCCGTCCCAGCAGTGGTGATTTTGCCCCTGGAGAATTCACCAAGCTATTCAAAAAATCCCTAGAAACAGTTGACCTAATCTTTCGCAATGGTATCGACTGGGATGCTTTCGCTTATTCCTTTAAAAAAGTAGAAGTCGAGAACCAAGGCGCACAATTGGATGTCCAAAGCATTGAGAAGAAAGGCGACGGCATTCTTGTAATCCGAGTAACTGTTTTCCCTGATGCAGATAAAGCAAAAATCCACAGTGAGTTCATCCAGGGCTATGAATTTGCAGCTAAGGCATTAGAGGCGCAGTACCAAGCAAGACTTGAGGATAAAGATAAAGTAATCAATCAGTTATTTTCTTCAATTAACCAGTTAAATAAACAACTAGCAGAAACTTCTGGTAAAGTCTCGATTTACTACCAGCCTAACTCCCAGTTCGCAGGTGGCATAGTAGATGCCAACAATGTTGATGCAGACCAGATAGGTGGTAACATTCATAACAACAACGCTTAG
- a CDS encoding CAP domain-containing protein has product MATGNSTSEQAMQSWMNSPGHPDNILNPQFRELGVGYYFLANNTGTVNYKHYWNLGFWYTRVGFAVSDEIKRRSLLPYGLC; this is encoded by the coding sequence ATTGCGACTGGAAATTCTACATCCGAACAAGCAATGCAAAGTTGGATGAACAGTCCAGGACACCCTGACAATATCCTAAATCCTCAGTTTCGAGAACTTGGCGTGGGGTACTACTTTCTAGCAAACAATACAGGCACAGTTAACTACAAACACTACTGGAATCTAGGCTTTTGGTACACCCGGGTAGGTTTCGCTGTGAGTGATGAGATTAAGAGGCGATCGCTTCTTCCTTATGGGCTGTGTTAG